The Lytechinus pictus isolate F3 Inbred chromosome 5, Lp3.0, whole genome shotgun sequence DNA segment AGATCAGCAACAGAAGAACGAAAGTTAGCAGAGTAAAATTAACATAACTACAACGTAATGACCAGTTCAATGTATAGACCTCAGTAAGAAATCAACATAATATTTCCTGTATATTAAAATAGTCCTATTACTTGAacaatacatacattttatgattttcatcttTCTTCAACCAATTGCAATCTTTATGAATAACCAGAAGGGTAAATTGCATAATTCGACCTTATAATGTATCTCGATTACTAATAGACCAGCATtgtaattatattcattttatttattgtattgtgtaatgatattaatacatgcacatgtttttttactttttaactATGATAATACGAGTCTTCGGACTTTTGTCATGTAATCATTTTTCACAATAAGaccagaattgaattgaatatttatattGTATGAATATGTATCACTCAGGTACTTGTTTATAAAATCTGACATTTCATCGTTGCTCTTAATATGCACCAATTCTGGAAACATTTCACATGTTGATATTAATGTTTTACATAAATTCAGTCAAAATTGTATTCGATTATCATTCAACAAGAGAAAACAAATGTCAAAACATTAGACTGCAATGAAAACATATAATTGTCGATTGCAGATAAAACctaaatgaaattaagattaaataggatacatatatatttataatcaataaataaaaaacacaaaaaacatcctcatcagaaaaatatacatgtaaaagatATAGATAGTTCAGTACTAGTCAGTGCTTCAGCACTTTAGACATATCTATTCTTTCTGTTAAAAATTTAAGGGTTTaatgttttgacaaaaaaaataatttatgcaaaGACGCCTTCAGAAAGAAAGGTTAGTTTTAATTTTGAGGCCTTTCATGTACAATGTCAATGACTTGACCATGAATCGAACCACTGGTCCCACATCCTCGAAACAGGGGCTATTATGTGTTTGGTCTGGTGCTATACACAGGTAGCTAACCAGCTAGAAAAAACaactattttttaaacaaaatgacaaaataacgTCTTTCGGGGGAAACATGTCAATGTGCTTACAGTGCTTATAACCCAACGGTCTCATGCGTCGCTGCCGAAACGAAAATGAGCAGGATTTTCGGCGcagattattattgttatgattcTGTTAATCCATATGACACGCGCCTTGCTCGACGAACAATTAATATTGTAACCCCCGCGGCCACCGTACCAACAACGCCTGTTACTGACAGTCCTACAGCCAGAGGTACATTGACCGCTTCCCCGCCTCCCGAAACCGACGCCGACGTCGAATTCAACGACGACTGTGAAGATGATAATGCATCTGTGACTGGAGATGTGATATTACCTGTACTTCGTGTTAAGTTTGAATTTAGCGTTGTTGCTATTGTGGAGCGGGATACATCTGACGATACCTCCATGTCGGTGGTCGATGAATTCGATGTATGCGACGATGACGAAACAGAtattgatgttgttgttgttgatgatgatgatgatgatgataacgttGACGCGACACCAATACCTGTTGTAGGTATATCCGTAAGGTTTCTATCAGTTACAATCTCTACTGTAGACACATATGATGTTTCAGATGATTCATCTGTTGACGAAGGTTTGAATTTGGTCGATTCTGTCGACAACGTCGCTGTTCTTGTGGTCAATGCTTGGCTTGTATCCAAGTCATAATTTTCGGTTACAGCGGATGTTACCATTCCTGTGCTAATCGAATACACTGACGTCTCTAGATCAGTAATACTTTCTCCTGTTGATACACTAGAAGTTGCTGCTTCAGTTGTCATGGTTGTAATAATGCGTTTTGTTGTGTCCATCGTGCTCATATATCCAGTATTTGTACCATCGTCTCCCAGTCTGGTCGTTGAACTCTGGGTCACAATGCCGTTCGTCTCGGAAGTCATCGGGTCTGCACCTGAAGGTGTGTATGGCCCATTAGTACTTTCTTCAGTTGATAACCCAATTACGACACTTGTGATGATATTATGAGTTGATTGGCTTACAACCCCTGTGACTGTAGCGATCTCCTCTGTTGTGGTAACACTCTGCGTAACAAACTGCTTCGTTGTAGATCTTGATGATACCTCTACGGTTGTCCCTTCCGTAGTTGAAGAGATTGGATCTATTTGCTGTGTTGTTTGATCTGATTCGGTGGATTTAAACGAAGTCGATGTCTCAGGTAGTGTCGAATAGTCTTCGGACGATGGAAAGTCCGTCTCTATAGAGGTATCGGTTGATGAGATGTCGGAGACAACATCCGTTGCTGTTGTGGAAAAGTCATCAAAATAAGTCGTAATGGTGTTTGGCGGAGTTGTTGGCAAAGTCGTTGGAAACGTCATTGGATGAGTAGCAGTCGTCATAGAAAGCGAATCTGTTGTCAATTCTGGAATGCCTGAGGTAACTAAAGTCAGCGATTCTATTGTAGAACGAGACAACGTCGAATGTGTCTGCTCTGTCGACTGCTGCGTCTCCGACTGCGTCGTCAACTTCGAACCAGATGTCACATCTGTGCCTGTATTCATGGTATTTGACGTTCCAGCATTCGTCATCTCATTCGTTACTCCCGAGACTGATGTCGTAGCCGCTGTCACAGAGGGAACAGGGCTTCTTCTAAAGCAAGGTGAAGGATCGGTTGTTGATTCACCGGCCGTAGGGTTCGTTGCCAATCGTCTTGACATCGTGCTCATCCCTCTTGTTTCTTGACCTTTGAATTTTGTCGTTTGTTCAGATATAAGTGATGTTGAATCGTATGATGTTGGAAGATCAGTTGAGGTGTCGATAAACTGTGGAGTGCCTTTGATGGTTGGCGTAGAAGTGATGTGGTCGATATTGCCATGGTGAGCTGCGGTACCTATGGTAATACCGCGATAAGAACTGCGTCCTCGAAGGAATCTCGAAAGAGTGTCGCCTATGgaatacaataaacaaaatacaatgaaTTTTGGCTTGAACAAAACTATTTTAGTTTCGAAAAAGTCTCaatgtaaaaaacaaaacaatataagtggtattattttttaaattcaggtTATACTTTGTAAGAATGAAATTTTTTAACGTCAACGAGAGGACAATACGCCACAATAGGTGCACttatctttatcatgtttatatatttGAATACACAGTTACAAGCAAGAGTCTCTGTGCTTTCGTTATCGCAAAATGTGAGCGAAAACCATTCCTCaaataagatgaaaaaaaaaatacttccttacaaaattcaaatcatcatcaccacaatcatcattatGATAACCATACAGTATTATCATTCCCGTCATTATCAGTTATCATTCTCCTCCTTATCCTCTTTCTATTTAACATTGTCACCATGAAATTCACCACCACtataatcatcgtcatcatcatgatcatcatcaagaagaagaagaatagcTTCAACTtcatcaccaacatcaacaCCCTCCACATCGTGTCATCCCCATGCAACacctattacatgtattacCTGGTAAAATCTGACATACTTCTCCACGGTATCCTCCGGTACAGATGCAGGTAAAAGTTGGGCCATTGCCGAAACATAACCCTCCATTATTGCAAGGTGAGCTTGCACAGCTGTCATCTAAGACAGAATTTAAAAAGAACACAATTGATATGCCATTTGTTGGAAATTCCACTCATATTGGTATTTAcgttaatagaaaaaaaacaccGTACCCTAAAAGTCTTTTAAGGGGTTCATGGGTTCATTTTGTCAAAACTGTGGGTTTCGTTGACTGAAATGGTTGGTCATAAAggggagaatgggggggggggggaaggggtatGGTGCTGATCACACACATCCAACCCTCATCTTACGGTCCTGCTTTTCATCATAAAATACTATAAAATATTACAACTGAAATTCTGAATAACGTCATAGATTTTCGTTATTAGGACTGTAGTATCACCTTGGACCTAAATAAT contains these protein-coding regions:
- the LOC129261543 gene encoding mucin-3A-like isoform X1, which translates into the protein MKHDTTLGLLCHLGIIFATFRVSLGQSCTFQSGLCDWISVGSGPRWRSSRDPNTSSSSSPEELKSYAYVTISQNTDNDTAAILQSQEVNAATTDTIEIGFQYQLSDHNQGDLPNTLSVRWSKNEEDFNDVWHTNGPTNSWVTSSLVLAQGGVSRFAVQFLAKSTVPSQDTFVMIRNVEITIIHDSCASSPCNNGGLCFGNGPTFTCICTGGYRGEVCQILPGDTLSRFLRGRSSYRGITIGTAAHHGNIDHITSTPTIKGTPQFIDTSTDLPTSYDSTSLISEQTTKFKGQETRGMSTMSRRLATNPTAGESTTDPSPCFRRSPVPSVTAATTSVSGVTNEMTNAGTSNTMNTGTDVTSGSKLTTQSETQQSTEQTHSTLSRSTIESLTLVTSGIPELTTDSLSMTTATHPMTFPTTLPTTPPNTITTYFDDFSTTATDVVSDISSTDTSIETDFPSSEDYSTLPETSTSFKSTESDQTTQQIDPISSTTEGTTVEVSSRSTTKQFVTQSVTTTEEIATVTGVVSQSTHNIITSVVIGLSTEESTNGPYTPSGADPMTSETNGIVTQSSTTRLGDDGTNTGYMSTMDTTKRIITTMTTEAATSSVSTGESITDLETSVYSISTGMVTSAVTENYDLDTSQALTTRTATLSTESTKFKPSSTDESSETSYVSTVEIVTDRNLTDIPTTGIGVASTLSSSSSSSTTTTSISVSSSSHTSNSSTTDMEVSSDVSRSTIATTLNSNLTRSTGNITSPVTDALSSSQSSLNSTSASVSGGGEAVNVPLAVGLSVTGVVGTVAAGVTILIVRRARRVSYGLTES
- the LOC129261543 gene encoding mucin-5AC-like isoform X2 encodes the protein MKHDTTLGLLCHLGIIFATFRVSLGQSCTFQSGLCDWISVGSGPRWRSSRDPNTSSSSSPEELKSYAYVTISQNTDNDTAAILQSQEVNAATTDTIEIGFQYQLSDHNQGDLPNTLSVRWSKNEEDFNDVWHTNGPTNSWVTSSLVLAQGGVSRFAFLAKSTVPSQDTFVMIRNVEITIIHDSCASSPCNNGGLCFGNGPTFTCICTGGYRGEVCQILPGDTLSRFLRGRSSYRGITIGTAAHHGNIDHITSTPTIKGTPQFIDTSTDLPTSYDSTSLISEQTTKFKGQETRGMSTMSRRLATNPTAGESTTDPSPCFRRSPVPSVTAATTSVSGVTNEMTNAGTSNTMNTGTDVTSGSKLTTQSETQQSTEQTHSTLSRSTIESLTLVTSGIPELTTDSLSMTTATHPMTFPTTLPTTPPNTITTYFDDFSTTATDVVSDISSTDTSIETDFPSSEDYSTLPETSTSFKSTESDQTTQQIDPISSTTEGTTVEVSSRSTTKQFVTQSVTTTEEIATVTGVVSQSTHNIITSVVIGLSTEESTNGPYTPSGADPMTSETNGIVTQSSTTRLGDDGTNTGYMSTMDTTKRIITTMTTEAATSSVSTGESITDLETSVYSISTGMVTSAVTENYDLDTSQALTTRTATLSTESTKFKPSSTDESSETSYVSTVEIVTDRNLTDIPTTGIGVASTLSSSSSSSTTTTSISVSSSSHTSNSSTTDMEVSSDVSRSTIATTLNSNLTRSTGNITSPVTDALSSSQSSLNSTSASVSGGGEAVNVPLAVGLSVTGVVGTVAAGVTILIVRRARRVSYGLTES